The segment CGCCAGTCGCGAACCCCTTGCCGGGTCCGTCTAGCTCGCCGCGAAACACGTTGCGGAAGTGGTCATTGAAGACCGCCATGCCAGTGCCACGCTGCGCACCTTTGGGGAAGTAGGTCGGGCCGCCGCCAGTCCATGGCTCGCCGTACAGCACGGCATCCGGTCGCACCGCGCGAATCGCCTTCACCCAGTCTCGCACGCTCTGTGGCTGGTGCATGCCCACCAAGTCAAACCGGAAGCCGTCCACGCCGTACTCCTGCGCCCAATAGACCAGCGAATCGCGTACGTACTTCCGCGCCATGGGCCGCTCGTCGGCCCATGCATTTCCGACCCCCGACTCGTTAAGGACGGCACCGAGATCGTTCGTCCTGAAATAGTAGTACGGGACCGTTTGCCAAAAAGCGCTGTCCTTGCCTTGCGGAGGCCACGTGTGGTTGTACACCACATCCATCACCAGTCGGAGGCCGTTCTTGTGGAGCGCTGCCACCATGGTCTTGAACTCACGAATGACCGTGATCGGGTCGTTCGGGTTCGTGGAGTAGCTCTCCTCGGGCACGTTGAACAGGTTCGTCGCGTAGCCCCACGAGTAATCCCCTTCGTGGCTCAACAAAAAGTTCTGCGCTGGGAGAACATGGATATCGGTGACACCCAGTTTAACCAAATGGTTAAGGCCCGTAGCCTCACCGGTAACCGGATCCTTCGTGCCTTCTTGAGCCAATCCCAGGTACTTGCCCATCCATTCCGGGCGCACCCCCGAACCGGGCAACGAAGTGAAGTCGCGGACGCTGATTTCGTACAGGATAGCGTCCGTCGGATTCTTGTGCGTCAGCTTCGGACGGCTCGGCCAACCATTTGGTTGAGTCCGGGTCAGATCGATGACCATGGAACGCGTGGAGTCCTTGTTTGCGGCGCGTGACTCGATGTCCTGCGTGATCCGCTCCTCGCCATAGGATTGGAAACGGTACAGATAGTACTTGCCGTGAAGGTCGCCCTCCATGGTCGCCTTCCAAGTCCCTCGCTCGGACCGCTCCATGGGCACCACCCGCGCCGTCCCACCGGTCGCGGCATCGTATAGCAGTACGTCCGCACGCGAAGAAACCGGACTCCAAACCCTAAACGTCGTGCTGGTCTTCGTCCATCGCGAACCCAGATCGGTCTCGTCGTACTGCAAGTCCGGGTGGTTCAGCACGTCGCGCGCGTACAGCCGCCGCGCCTCACCCTTCACCCGAAACTCAAGTTCAGCGTGAAGTTGGTTCAGCGGCACTGCCCGCTCCAGCGTCACTTCCAAAGAGGCAAAGGAGTCCGCCTCTCGCGGACCCTCGGTCTTCTTGCCTACCGTTTTCGGCGGGGTCACCTTGTCCGAGTTGTTGATCGAATCCAGAATCGTCTTCGCCTTGAAATCGACGACGAATTTGACGATCGTACCGTCCGCCGGAACGACAATCGACATGTTGGTCCCGCCTGGCTCGAATCCCCGCCCGTAGTTCTCGGACCAGGACCCGTTCCGGGCGATCTTGAACTCATATCGCCCCTTCGGCAGCGCCACCACCAGTTCGTGGATCCCCGGCGAGACCTCGGTCATCAGGGTCGATTCGCCGTCTGGATCCCACTCGCCTTCGCCCAGCGCCGACTGCAGCGTGCCAGGGAGCACCACCCGGCCCTCGCGCCGCGGAGCCACGCGCGGCCGAATCGGCTTGCCAACGCCTTCCACGCGCACCGCGTTGATGATCTTGCTGCCAACCACGACCTCATAGTCCTTCGGATCGCCCGGCTTCACTGGCCCGTCAAAAGCAAACCGAACTCGATCCGGCGCGTCGAGGAACGCAGGCAGTGTTGCCGGTCCGTTCTGCGTCGACACTGCGACGACACCGGTTGCGGCCTGACGAGGCATGGAGGTGCATTGGGTAAAGCCGAGGACCGCGACTCCCCCGGCGATGATGGCGACGATTCTTATCCAAACCGACTGCATGAATTGAGTCTACGGTGTTAGGCCGCTACGATGCTTCATTCTCGTGCGCACGGGTACAACCATGAGGTGACGAATCTCGCCCCATGGACACCTCGACGATGAGGGTGGGCATTATCGGCGCTGGCATGGCAGGCTTGGCAGCGGCGCGACGATTGCAGGAAGCTGGTCACGCCTGCGTCGTTTTCGAAAAATCCAAGGGCCTCGGCGGTCGGCTTGCGACTCGGCGGATAGACGAGTTCACCTTCGACACAGGCGTCACTTCTCTCTCCCCCGGCACCTCGGCGCTCGGCATCGAAATGACCGAGAAACTCGATACGACGGACCTCATTGAGATCCATCGCCGCATCGATGTCCACGAGTACGGCCGCATCTCACCCGGCTCGTCGACCGCGAACAAGGGTGTCCGGTATGGCTACCGCAACGGCGTCACCACTATCGCAAAACTACTCGCCGAGGGGCTTGAAATCCGGCTCTCGACTCCGGTCGAATGCATCAACGAGGTCGCCAACCGATACGAACTGCATGGAGAGCTCTTTGATCGGGTGATCATCACTTCGCCCACGCCTCAAACCCAGTTCCTGCTCCAGACCGTCGGCGAGCGCCGGGCACTCGATTCCGTCCGCTACCGCAGTTGCCTCAGCGTCCTGCTCGGCTACGGCACACCCGATCCCGACGTCCCGTACTTTGCGCTGATTGACCCAGAGCAGCGCAACCCGCTTGTTTGGCTCAGCCTGGAGTCGGTCAAGGTCCCTGGCCGCGCGCCAGAGGGCGCATGCGCCATGGTTGCCCAGTTGAACGCCGCCTACAGCGCCGAGTACTTTGCGGCTCCGGATGCAGAGATCGTCAGCGAAGCGGTCGCCCAGGTACGACGTCTGCTCGGCCACGAGTTCGATCATCCACAGGTCTCCGAAGTCAAGCGTTGGAAGTACAGCCAGCCCGAATTGAGCATCTCGTTCGACTCCGCGAACCCGCCCGGGACACGTGTCCTCGTCGCCGGTGACGGCATGAATGGCGGCCGTGCGGAGTTGGCTTACGACAGCGGATTGCGTGCAGCCCTGCGACTGATGGAGGAAGCATGAGAATCCCGCTTACGATCGCATTATGCACGTGGTCGGTAGCCGCGACCGCGCAGCCGCACCTTCTCTACCGGGTGTCGAGCGGTGGAGCGGTGGTCGGCAAGGCGTACTTCAAGCACTTGCCTGAGCCGGACGGCGGTCGGCGGCTCATCTGGACGCTCTTTCTGAAGTCCGGGGGACTGGACATCCGCGTTCGCAACGAGGCGGTGTACAGTTCCGAAGGGCTCCCAACCTACAAACTGCTCGAAACGGAGTACCCTGCCATGAAGAGGACGGACCGCGCAGAGGTCACTCTGACCAAGGGACTTGCGACGGGCACGATTACGACGGACCGCAAGGTGCGGAAGGTCAACGAGCAGCTGGATCCCTCGCTGCCCGTCGCCGATCCGTCAATTTTCTGGTTCCGGACAGTTCGACCGGAGGTGGGCGACCGCGTTACCTTCTACCATTTCGACCTGGATGCCCGGCGCTGGAGCTTGGTCGAGACTTCTTACGTAGGACCACGCACGCTGACCATTGATGGCCGCGAAGTAGAGGGCCACATGACCATCACGACCCGGGCGGGTGAGGACGGCGAGGTCTTCATGGGCGGCGACGGAAACGTCCTGCGGATGCGTAGCGGACCGTTCGTGATCGAGCGACAGTGGGACGATCCCGCTCTGAAGCCGAAGGAAAAGCCGGCAACACCCTAGTCCAAGATCGACGGGGAGCGTCCCTTTCAGGGCTTGGCGAGTAGGAAAAACTTGGTGGAGGCGGGGAGAATTGAACTCCCTTCCAAAACTGTCGGCCTCAAAGTTACCACGAGCGTCTCCCCACGATTATGTTCGGTGGAGGCCTAGCGCAGGGCAACCTAGCTTTCCACCTAGTCTGGTTGTTTTAGGCGGTGTCTCTACAGACGGAAGAGACCCCGACGATCCGGATTTCGCGACGTCTGAATCAAGCCTACCGGCTCGGCACTGATCAAACGCGCTGCGTTAATTAAGCAGCGTAGGCGTAACTGTTATTGGCAGTTATTGTTTTGCCGATTTTAACGAGGCCATCGGCTCCTCGGCTCGCAACTGTAAGTCGAACCAGCCCTGTCGAGCCCGTTCGCCCCCACTTGTTCTTTATTATGGACGCTTTGGCGCGATTCTTGGTTCCGAAGTCCCGAACCCGCAACATTGCCTGCAAGCAAAGTTGAGGTCTGCGGAATACAACGCGCATGTCACCGCGTTCTTCTCTCCGCCCAGCGGGTCTGCTTGCGGTCTGTGCGTCACTGTGTGCGTCCAGCTTTGCCGCGCCCACCGCACTTAACTCCATCCCGTCCACCGATGTGCTTGGCCATCGCGAAGCGAGCTTGGTGTACACCCTCGCGGGAACCGAACGGAAGATCAGTAAGCGGTACAGCCATGCAAACTCGCTTCAATTGGGATTGTTCGACCGGCTTGAGTTCGGATTCGACAACGACTTCGATGGGTTCACCCCGCTCAACCTAAAGGTCGGCCTGGCCATGCCCGGAGATGTCAAGCGGCTGCCGGGACTCGCCCTGTGCGCCGGTTACGCGAACCATGACGGCCTCGCCGCCGAGCCGTACGTCGTCTTCTCGCACCCCGTCGCCTGCGGACGCCTCACGTGCGGCTACGCCCATTCGGGTGGCCGCCACCGCGCACTCCTCGGATGGGATCAGGAAATCATGCGCGACACGGTCCTCATGCTCGATCACACGAGTTCGGTCAACGGATTCACTTGGGTGGGCCTGAGCTACAACATCGCCGCCGTGCCTGGACTTTCCGTGTGGGTCGGAGCGGCACGGCCGAACACTTCGGGTGATGGGACACAGCATTCTGCGTCTCTCACGTACAACTTCCGATTCTAGTCGCCCGAGATCGCGTCGATGGTCACGTTCACCGTGCCCTTCTTGAGGTCAACCGACTGGATGCGCACGGTTTGACCCGCATGGAAGGAATGTCGGCCCGAGTTAGCCGTGTGGTACGGATGGATGTGCACCGTCGTACGGTGCTCGCCCGAGCGGACCACCAACGTTTGCGACACGCGCTGGCCCAACCGGCCAGCAAAGGTGATGCGCTCCTGAACGCTCTCGACGGAGAGCGTGGGAGCGGGTGAAGCGAGCAAAAAGAGTCCAAGGGTGATGATCATGGCGGGTTCCTACGCCCTTAACCTATCACGCTTCGTGCCAATTGCCAAGAATCATCCGGGTCGCCGACACACGACCATCATCCCGCGCTTCATGCCCCGGGGCAAGAAATCCGAGATGCGGTAGAAAAGCGACCCCATCCACGGCTTGATCCGCTTATTCTTCTGCCGGTACGTCGGGTTGAAGTAATTGTACGTATCCGCGTGGATCACCTCCAGCCCCGCCTTCTGCGCGTACCGAACCAATTCCGCCAGAGTGCACTCCCGATAGTGGTTTGGGCTCTCCGGATCGTCACTGATCTCTTCGTACGGGTGCTTGCCCAGCAGCAACTGGATCCGTTGCTTGATCCCAACTGCATTCGGCGTCTGGATCAGCAGAACTCCCCCTGGCTTCAGACGCGAAGCAAGGTACTCCAGCACGATCCGCGGTGACGTGTACAGGTGCTCAATCACCTCAGCAAACGTGATGGCGTCGTAATCTCCCAGATCCTCCCGCCAATCTTGCTTACGCTGTGCGAGATTCAGATCGAACTGAAAGTTCTGCCCGTAGGGGGTCTCCTCGTCGGGTGAGAAGCTCAGAGAGTCCACTCGGCATTTGAAAGTGCGATGGAAAAGGATCGAAGTGAACGTCGGGCCGACGTCCAGCAGCCGCGACTCGGCCGTCAACCCCAGCCGCTCCAACATCAGTACCAGGCATGCGAAACGCCGGGAGTGAAAACCGACGTACTCCGGCGAGAAGCAGACGTACTTCTCTGGCAAGTTTTCAAACCGCTCATGCCGCATCTCCGCGATCGTCCGCTCCAACTCTCGCAGTCGAGTTTTGTCCAGTTTCACGTCCATCGAATGAGTCATCGGTTGATCCCGTGGCAGATTCTACACCGGGGTTCGCCCTGCCCCTGCGGACCGGCCCCGCTTAGGTACAATACTGGAGTAAATGCAGGTTCATTTGAATCTGCATTGAGATTTGCGCCTATGTCTGAAATGGATAAGAACGAGAACCCCTCCGACGAGCCCGAGCTCACACAGGAGAAGATGGACTCCCACGACGCCACCAACACCGACGAGACCATTGCGAATCGTATCGAGACGGCGTATGACGAACACTCGATTCAGGTCCTTGAGGGCTTGGAAGCCGTTCGCAAACGCCCCGGCATGTACGTTGGCGACAACGGTCGAAAGGGTCTGCATCAGATGTTTCGCGAGGTCATCGACAACTCCGTCGACGAAGCGCTCGCCGGACATGCGAACCAGATCGACGTCGTGCTCCACTCAGACAACTCGATGAGCGTCTCCGACAACGGGCGCGGTATCCCAGTTGGGATCCACGAAAAGATGGGGATCTCCACGCTGACCGTCGTCATGACCGTCCTCCACGCGGGCGGTAAGTTTGGCGAAGGCGGCGGATATAAGGTCTCGGGCGGTCTGCACGGCGTTGGCGTTTCCTGTACCAACGCTCTCTCCGAGTGGATGCTCACCACCGTCCGCCGCGAGGGCAAGGTTTATCAGCAGCGGTTCGAGGCCGGTATCCCAATCGGCGAAGTCGAAGTCATCGGCAAGGTCAAGAGTGAAGAGACCGGCACCACCCAGCGCTGGCTCGCCGACGGGACCGTGCTGAACGAGACTACTTACGACCTCCACATCCTCAAAGGTCGCATCAAAGAACTCGCTTACCTCAACCCCACGGTGCGGTTCACCTTCGTCAACGAGCGCAACGCCGAAGACAACGAAGAGTTCTTCTACCAGCGCGGTATCCAGCAACTCGTCGAAGACGTCAACGACTCCAAGAGCGTCATTCACAAGGTCGTCTACTTCAAGCGCGTGAAGGAGAGCTATGAGCTCGAAGTCGCGCTCCAATACCACGTTGACTACGCCACGACGATCCTGGCCTTCTCCAACAATATTCATCAGCCCGAC is part of the Chthonomonas sp. genome and harbors:
- the pulA gene encoding type I pullulanase, with amino-acid sequence MQSVWIRIVAIIAGGVAVLGFTQCTSMPRQAATGVVAVSTQNGPATLPAFLDAPDRVRFAFDGPVKPGDPKDYEVVVGSKIINAVRVEGVGKPIRPRVAPRREGRVVLPGTLQSALGEGEWDPDGESTLMTEVSPGIHELVVALPKGRYEFKIARNGSWSENYGRGFEPGGTNMSIVVPADGTIVKFVVDFKAKTILDSINNSDKVTPPKTVGKKTEGPREADSFASLEVTLERAVPLNQLHAELEFRVKGEARRLYARDVLNHPDLQYDETDLGSRWTKTSTTFRVWSPVSSRADVLLYDAATGGTARVVPMERSERGTWKATMEGDLHGKYYLYRFQSYGEERITQDIESRAANKDSTRSMVIDLTRTQPNGWPSRPKLTHKNPTDAILYEISVRDFTSLPGSGVRPEWMGKYLGLAQEGTKDPVTGEATGLNHLVKLGVTDIHVLPAQNFLLSHEGDYSWGYATNLFNVPEESYSTNPNDPITVIREFKTMVAALHKNGLRLVMDVVYNHTWPPQGKDSAFWQTVPYYYFRTNDLGAVLNESGVGNAWADERPMARKYVRDSLVYWAQEYGVDGFRFDLVGMHQPQSVRDWVKAIRAVRPDAVLYGEPWTGGGPTYFPKGAQRGTGMAVFNDHFRNVFRGELDGPGKGFATGGSVSVDALRAAIEGSTSDFTDAPVETINYVSAHDNMTLLDKVALTMPKATKDAQQSAVRLATAAVLLSQGVAFLEGGVEIGRTKGGNRNSYDAGDRVNGYDWKRAREFTRLNRYVQGLVAIRRAHPAFRMADRQTVSSALKFLPGTNENQAVFELDGSRVGDSWGRIVVILNGSESTSAVELASGDWNVAVEGDKAQNGVIRSVRGGVNVAPLSVMVLWRR
- a CDS encoding FAD-dependent oxidoreductase encodes the protein MRVGIIGAGMAGLAAARRLQEAGHACVVFEKSKGLGGRLATRRIDEFTFDTGVTSLSPGTSALGIEMTEKLDTTDLIEIHRRIDVHEYGRISPGSSTANKGVRYGYRNGVTTIAKLLAEGLEIRLSTPVECINEVANRYELHGELFDRVIITSPTPQTQFLLQTVGERRALDSVRYRSCLSVLLGYGTPDPDVPYFALIDPEQRNPLVWLSLESVKVPGRAPEGACAMVAQLNAAYSAEYFAAPDAEIVSEAVAQVRRLLGHEFDHPQVSEVKRWKYSQPELSISFDSANPPGTRVLVAGDGMNGGRAELAYDSGLRAALRLMEEA
- a CDS encoding class I SAM-dependent methyltransferase, which translates into the protein MDVKLDKTRLRELERTIAEMRHERFENLPEKYVCFSPEYVGFHSRRFACLVLMLERLGLTAESRLLDVGPTFTSILFHRTFKCRVDSLSFSPDEETPYGQNFQFDLNLAQRKQDWREDLGDYDAITFAEVIEHLYTSPRIVLEYLASRLKPGGVLLIQTPNAVGIKQRIQLLLGKHPYEEISDDPESPNHYRECTLAELVRYAQKAGLEVIHADTYNYFNPTYRQKNKRIKPWMGSLFYRISDFLPRGMKRGMMVVCRRPG